One Diabrotica virgifera virgifera chromosome 3, PGI_DIABVI_V3a genomic window carries:
- the LOC114344657 gene encoding cuticle protein 63-like isoform X2, whose product MNFKMFKLLIVCVMTSMASAKPGGLGLGYGGYSGLGHYGVLPAATSYSVVHHTPVVAKTYVAPVVSKAYVAPVVSYSAPLVTSYGLGHGYGGLSHGYGGLSHGYGHGLGYGYGLGHGYGLGHGYSLGHSYAGLGHGYSLGGYGHGW is encoded by the exons atgaatttcaaaatgttcaaattgttgatAGTTTGTGTTATGACGTCCATGGCTTCAGCCAAACCTGGTGGCTTAGGATTAGGATATGGAGGCTACAGTGGACTTGGCCATTACGGAGTCTTGCCAGCCGCTACCAGTTATAG TGTTGTTCACCATACACCTGTGGTCGCTAAAACCTACGTTGCACCAGTGGTCTCTAAAGCCTACGTTGCACCAGTGGTCAGCTACAGTGCCCCATTAGTTACCTCCTATGGATTGGGTCACGGATACGGAGGATTGAGTCACGGATACGGAGGATTGAGCCATGGATACGGACATGGTTTAGGATATGGTTATGGTCTAGGACATGGTTATGGTTTAGGACACGGTTATAGTCTAGGACACAGCTACGCAGGTTTGGGTCATGGTTACTCTTTAGGAGGGTATGGACATGGGTGGTAA
- the LOC114344657 gene encoding glycine-rich protein-like isoform X1, protein MNFKMFKLLIVCVMTSMASAKPGGLGLGYGGYSGLGHYGVLPAATSYSSSVVHHTPVVAKTYVAPVVSKAYVAPVVSYSAPLVTSYGLGHGYGGLSHGYGGLSHGYGHGLGYGYGLGHGYGLGHGYSLGHSYAGLGHGYSLGGYGHGW, encoded by the exons atgaatttcaaaatgttcaaattgttgatAGTTTGTGTTATGACGTCCATGGCTTCAGCCAAACCTGGTGGCTTAGGATTAGGATATGGAGGCTACAGTGGACTTGGCCATTACGGAGTCTTGCCAGCCGCTACCAGTTATAG TTCCAGTGTTGTTCACCATACACCTGTGGTCGCTAAAACCTACGTTGCACCAGTGGTCTCTAAAGCCTACGTTGCACCAGTGGTCAGCTACAGTGCCCCATTAGTTACCTCCTATGGATTGGGTCACGGATACGGAGGATTGAGTCACGGATACGGAGGATTGAGCCATGGATACGGACATGGTTTAGGATATGGTTATGGTCTAGGACATGGTTATGGTTTAGGACACGGTTATAGTCTAGGACACAGCTACGCAGGTTTGGGTCATGGTTACTCTTTAGGAGGGTATGGACATGGGTGGTAA